Proteins found in one Planococcus citri chromosome 2, ihPlaCitr1.1, whole genome shotgun sequence genomic segment:
- the LOC135835542 gene encoding leucine-rich repeat neuronal protein 1-like, which produces MNKLSLSRETIIVAILLAALIVNVVTTCPLACICKWKGGKRKVECANKNLTALLTEIESETQVLDYSKNSLRFLTDKMFEKANLTNLQKLYISECQISQIHETAFRGLSNLIELDLSGNMLTTLPSQTFYDFPLLMKMVAARNPIQVIKSDTFVPLKYLASLDVSDCQIKTIDKDAFNGLQKLEWLKLDRNRLENIRHPETIPRVTGGISLHRNPWRCDCYLRNFHSWLLNTNKPIMVNPVCEEPTVYRGTPIDQLKTDDLACAPDVTPSSYYTEMNEGKNVSFICRVNATPEAVISWEFEGYPISNNSHMVHAFTIFYVEEAATEQVSELFISEVQKDNNGMYRCTAQNVAGKLSSNFTLNVITVEKSTPEPVTISYFYVLVSSISTLLIVIVITLIISCLIYVKNRRRKRKTSRTKPDIEYKIVKQSTSEMTPAKTTDKNPDLIINAETNLKETTSGESCEHMLLLPSDIKQTYLTLSGNTLLNTTIYESKALCPAADDSAILPATNYQTMPNGSTIKLYFSPNSAATATKFHNLYVNPFEGCYVDSIEQNYWTLQLNRAGQSQKLQENGQIVINCCEQQQSSSEKVYDTCAPTSATPRTALDDCTAINLRHNLEGYPYPSKMKLTSLNLNQRVEDVQIDNAPIILSPPDPFKTDNNSDTTENTVVTSN; this is translated from the coding sequence ATGAATAAGCTTTCACTCAGCAGAGAAACAATTATCGTTGCGATATTGTTGGCAGCGTTAATCGTAAATGTGGTCACTACGTGTCCTCTCGCCTGCATTTGCAAATGGAAAGGAGGCAAACGTAAGGTCGAATGCGCTAATAAAAACCTGACCGCTCTACTGACGGAAATCGAAAGCGAAACGCAAGTGCTCGATTACTCTAAAAACAGCCTGCGTTTTCTCACCgataaaatgttcgaaaaagCTAATTTAACCAATTTGCAAAAACTATACATATCCGAATGTCAAATATCGCAAATACACGAGACAGCGTTCCGAGGCTTGTCTAACTTAATCGAGCTCGACTTGAGCGGCAACATGTTGACGACGTTACCTTCGCAAACTTTTTACGATTTCCCCCTTCTGATGAAAATGGTCGCCGCTCGTAACCCCATCCAGGTTATAAAATCTGATACGTTCGTACCTCTGAAATACCTCGCCAGCTTGGATGTTAGCGACTGCCAAATAAAGACTATCGATAAAGACGCTTTCAACGGTTTGCAAAAGCTAGAATGGCTCAAGTTGGATCGCAACCGGTTAGAGAACATTCGACATCCGGAAACGATACCCAGAGTAACCGGTGGCATTTCACTGCATCGTAATCCTTGGCGATGCGACTGCTATCTGCGAAATTTCCACAGCTGGTTGTTAAATACGAATAAACCTATCATGGTGAATCCGGTTTGCGAAGAGCCCACCGTGTACCGGGGTACCCCGATCGATCAGCTTAAAACGGACGATTTAGCTTGCGCCCCGGACGTTACCCCTTCTTCGTATTATACCGAAATGAACGAAGGTAAAAACGTCTCGTTTATTTGCCGCGTAAATGCGACCCCCGAAGCGGTCATCTCGTGGGAATTCGAAGGATACCCGATAAGTAATAATTCTCATATGGTTCACGCGTTCACCATATTCTACGTCGAAGAAGCAGCCACCGAGCAAGTCAGCGAGCTGTTTATATCCGAGGTGCAGAAAGATAACAACGGTATGTATCGTTGCACCGCTCAAAACGTCGCTGGTAAATTATCGTCTAATTTTACGCTGAACGTAATCACGGTGGAGAAAAGCACGCCGGAGCCGGTCACCATATCTTACTTTTACGTACTCGTATCGTCCATAAGTACCTTGTTAATCGTCATTGTGATCACGTTGATCATCTCGTGTCTGATATACGTGAAAAACAGAAGACGTAAAAGAAAAACATCGCGAACGAAACCGGACATCGAGTATAAAATCGTCAAACAAAGTACCAGTGAAATGACTCCGGCTAAGACGACTGATAAAAATCCCGATTTGATCATCAACGCGGAGACTAATTTAAAAGAGACTACTTCGGGTGAAAGCTGCGAGCACATGTTGTTACTTCCGAGCGATATTAAACAAACCTATTTGACGCTATCGGGTAACACTCTATTGAATACGACCATTTACGAAAGCAAAGCTTTATGCCCGGCTGCCGACGACTCGGCCATTTTACCAGCGACAAATTACCAAACTATGCCGAATGGCAGTAccattaaattatatttttcgccGAATTCGGCGGCCACAGCTACCAAATTTCATAATCTGTACGTGAATCCTTTCGAAGGATGTTACGTCGACTCGATAGAACAAAATTATTGGACTTTGCAGCTGAATCGAGCGGGCCAGAGTCAAAAGCTACAAGAAAACGGTCAAATTGTGATCAACTGTTGCGAGCAACAACAATCTTCGTCGGAAAAAGTATACGATACTTGTGCGCCGACCAGTGCGACTCCTCGCACAGCTCTCGATGATTGTACCGCTATTAATTTACGCCATAATTTAGAAGGCTATCCGTACCcttctaaaatgaaattaacctCGTTGAATTTAAATCAGCGCGTCGAAGACGTGCAAATTGATAACGCACCTATAATATTAAGTCCGCCGGACCCTTTTAAAACCGATAACAATTCCGATACAACCGAGAATACCGTTGTTACGAGTAATTAA